A section of the Humulus lupulus chromosome 2, drHumLupu1.1, whole genome shotgun sequence genome encodes:
- the LOC133814538 gene encoding uncharacterized protein LOC133814538, producing the protein MVHTRFSSSSGSPAYSKNSPQNIKKDNKKRPLSGQVEGKKTTKQKKPKLANADHIIPPLQGMQYIVPPENHNRAKCHAIIKHNQITALHQLLSPKQISDFADSCFGHFLSLPSFVMQYQLIHNLLLRELKQPNPHEIWIGVAGMKLRFGIEEFALVTGIRCVGSHDKQEYARPSNSFLNTYYKGMKKVTKENVREMLFNKAWKNDADAVKLANIYLLHIFLLSSSSLDTVIPQADFDILDSGEFGQFPWGKEVFKVTIESLKNNFGKKNKDNFYRLYGFPYAFQVWFYECCPYLNGNFCHLNAGSIPRIINWTNSENIKFDKVSYTLSMSCAELQLRNITPTAKERKKLHLEELFPKGKQLEVDGNLAANAGARVAASGSGVAPHSVRVAANVCPIANVSDDDFVNPPPRSFAGASSSSMPQFSLREMQAQLSRLETSHKVLVSDVASIKTIVNGLRSHFDSSILKLHDLILSHILGKQGESSNDDIERRSKAMHDESNVGDKEEEVATDCVIEEKSDDEEDEDEGEDEDEDEDEGESDEENDGFDHDDDDEDADDDPVGEDKNSKDREKEDHTYIACPSGVKDVSSGHNEDDNVVDFSDDVDSSHQVAPKILGVADFVTEVENVTTAVGEIDKDVASHFSNVAELETEVAPNLPEVAPDLPEVAEDVNEVAGTISSQCSFDSLSDTALEEAMQNAINAVKAIKTPKESTPHCTAIVPYVGSGGSNLGYVTPILPRRTIKLPFYLQSPFVQNFDSTSAQSSEAKSGGDIKIIKGFCPLDDKIGELPDYELSQDFNKWLDYGMIAKNKVKMYSKEDNLIIPGLQLGVDVICQKTWFHTLQYSGKNLFKTHVDVFFYYLRKKAKYCVNCTIKFITTDSHFQTRINSIYETFLSWKRDFGALNCNQYVAEVIMGYALPCNISWSMVDHVLFPILVMKEKHWLLCRLSLKDRSMYVYNTLTCDNKDHIALKAVESFRILLPHYLYITGFYDRTDIDFSSEAYAGKSTSSAFDVVLDDDLPCGLSCDSGIHMFSFAEYFVQDKDIPTSTFDVEAHRSRLAFLFYSYAKAKEIYGYESESEYSGRYVAPRKAQAKKKKETRKDKAKYVS; encoded by the exons ATGGTCCATACCAGATTTTCGTCTTCCTCTGGTTCTCCTGCTTATTCAAAAAACAGCcctcaaaatataaaaaaagataATAAGAAGAGACCATTGAGTGGTCAGGTTGAAGGTAAAAAGACTACTAAACAAAAAAAGCCAAAATTGGCAAATGCTGATCATATAATTCCACCGCTACAG GGTATGCAATACATTGTTCCTCCTGAAAATCATAATCGAGCAAAATGTCATGCCATAATCAAGCACAACCAGATTACTGCTCTTCATCAATTGTTATCTCCAAAACAAATTTCTGATTTCGCTGATTCTTGTTTTGGGCATTTTCTATCCTTGCCATCCTTTGTCATGCAGTATCAGCTAATTCATAATTTACTGCTTAGGGAGTTGAAACAACCCAACCCTCATGAGATTTGGATTGGTGTAGCTGGTATGAAACTTCGGTTTGGGATAGAGGAGTTTGCACTAGTCACGGGCATTCGTTGTGTTGGATCACATGACAAGCAAGAATATGCTAGGCCAAGCAATAGTTTCCTTAACACCTATTATAAAGGTATGAAAAAGGTAACTAAGGAAAATGTGCGTGAGATGTTATTTAATAAAGCGTGGAAGAATGATGCGGATGCAGTGAAGCTGGCCAACATCTACTTGCTGCACATCTTTTTGCTTAGCTCCTCTTCCTTGGATACTGTCATTCCCCAAGCTGACTTTGATATTTTAGATAGTGGGGAATTTGGTCAGTTTCCTTGGGGTAAGGAAGTTTTTAAGGTTACCATTGAGTCATTGAAGAACAattttggaaagaaaaataaagataattTTTACAGGCTATATGGATTTCCATATGCCTTTCAAGTATGGTTTTACGAGTGTTGCCCATACTTGAATGGCAACTTTTGTCATCTCAATGCTGGATCTATCCCACGCATCATCAATTGGACAAATAGcgaaaatattaagtttgataAAGTATCTTATACTTTATCAATGAGTTGTGCTGag CTCCAACTTCGAAATATCACTCCAACTGCCAAGGAAAGGAAAAAACTTCACTTGGAAGAATTATTTCCAAAAGGCAAGCAGTTGGAAGTTGATGGCAACCTTGCTGCTAATGCTGGTGCTAGAGTTGCAGCATCTGGTTCTGGAGTTGCACCTCATTCTGTTAGAGTTGCAGCAAATGTTTGTCCAATTGCTAATgttagtgatgatgattttgtgaACCCTCCTCCTCGATCATTCGCAGGTGCTTCCTCATCTTCTATGCCTCAGTTCTCTCTACGTGAAATGCAAGCCCAGTTGTCAAGATTAGAAACAAGTCACAAGGTTCTTGTTTCTGATGTTGCTTCTATAAAGACAATTGTTAATGGATTAAGATCTCATTTTGACTCATCCATTTTAAAGCTGCATGACCTTATTCTTTCCCATATTTTGGGAAAACAG GGTGAAAGTTCCAATGATGATATTGAAAGAAGAAGTAAGGCGATGCATGATGAATCTAATGTTGGTGATAAGGAGGAAGAGGTTGCCACTGATTGTGTCATTGAGGAAAAGTCTGATGATGAAGAGGATGAGGATGAGGgtgaggatgaggatgaggatgaggatgagggTGAGTCTGATGAAGAAAATGATGGTTTTgatcatgatgatgatgatgaagatgcAGATGATGATCCTGTTGGAGAAGACAAAAATAGTAaagatagagaaaaagaagaTCATACTTATATTGCATGCCCTAGTGGAGTTAAAGATGTTAGTAGTGGGCACAATGAAGATGATAAT GTTGTTGATTTTTCTGATGATGTTGACAGTTCACATCAGGTTGCACCTAAGATTTTGGGGGTTGCAGATTTTGTAACTGAGGTTGAAAATGTCACCACAGCTGTTGGAGAGATTGATAAAGACGTTGCATCTCATTTTTCAAATGTTGCAGAATTAGAAACTGAGGTTGCACCTAATCTTCCTGAAGTTGCACCTGATCTTCCAGAGGTTGCAGAGGATGTCAACGAGGTTGCAGGAACTATTTCATCCCAGTGTTCTTTTGATAGTTTGTCTGACACGGCATTGGAGGAGGCTATGCAAAATGCTATTAATGCTGTAAAAGCAATCAAGACTCCGAAG GAATCTACTCCTCATTGCACTGCTATTGTTCCATAtgttggtagtggtggtagtaacTTGGGATATGTTACTCCTATTTTGCCAAGAAGAACAATCAAGCTGCCTTTCTACTTGCAATCTCCATTTGTGCAGAATTTTGATTCTACTTCTGCTCAAAGTAGTGAGGCAAAATCTGGTGGAGATATTAAGATTATCAAAGGGTTTTGCCCATTGGATGACAAAATTGGAGAATTGCCAGACTATGAGTTATCCCAAGATTTCAACAAATGGCTTGATTATGGAATGATAGCCAAGAACAA GGTGAAAATGTATTCAAAGGAAGACAACCTCATTATCCCTGGTCTACAACTCGGTGTAGATGTGATTTGCCAAAAGACATGGTTCCATACCCTTCAATATAGTGGCAAAAATCTCTTTAAAACA CATGTTGatgtgtttttttattatttgaggaAGAAGGCAAAGTACTGTGTCAATTGTACTATCAAGTTTATCACAACTGATTCTCATTTCCAGACCAGAATCAATTCTATCTATGAGACATTTCTAAGTTGGAAACGTGATTTTGGGGCGTTGAATTGTAATCAATATGTTGCAGAAGTTATCATGGGCTATGCCTTGCCTTGCAACATTTCTTGGTCTATGGTTGATCATGTCTTATTTCCTATCTTGGTTATGAAGGAAAAACATTGGTTGTTGTGTAGATTATCACTTAAAGATAGGTCAATGTATGTATATAATACATTGACATGTGATAACAAGGACCACATTGCTTTAAAAGCAGTAGAGTCGTTTCGTATTTTGCTTCCTCATTATTTGTATATCACTGGATTTTATGACCGAACAGACATAGATTTCTCATCTGAGGCTTATGCTGGGAAGTCAACGAGTTCTGCTTTTGATGTAGTGCTGGATGATGATTTGCCATGTGGGTTGTCCTG TGATAGTGGCATTCACATGTTCTCATTTGCGGAGTACTTTGTTCAAGATAAGGATATTCCAACATCTACTTTTGATGTTGAAGCTCATAGATCTAGGCTtgcctttttgttttattcatatGCAAAGGCAAAGGAAATTTATGGATATGAGAGTGAGTCTGAGTATTCAGGTCGGTATGTTGCACCTCGCAAGGCTCAagcaaagaagaaaaaggaaacaaGAAAGGATAAAGCCAAATATGTTTCTTAG
- the LOC133816197 gene encoding uncharacterized protein LOC133816197, giving the protein MGKYALATTFLLLLNLGTLLTSLAKPYCPPPEHPPKFPPKHPPKVKPPSHPKPPKQPPHVKPHPPHVKPHPPYVPKPPPYTPKPPVMHPPKPPHAKPPHKPPHVKPPNKPPHAKPPPYTPKPPAVKPPPYTPKPPHKPPHTKPPNKPPHAKPPPYIPKPPVVKPPPYTPKPPVEKPPPHTPKPPVAQPPPFMPNPPPVVTPPPAPVLPKPPPSTPVPVIPKPSPSTPTPVVPKPPPSTPMPVIPKPPPSTPTPMIPKPPPSTPTPMIPMPSPPTPAPMVPMPSPPTPQPMVPMPSPPKPASMIPMPSPPTLAPMVPMPSPPTPIPSPPMQVPIVPMPSPPTLVPMVPMPSPPTPAPMVPMPSPPKPTPMVPMPSPPMPPPMVPMPSPCTPVPIVPMPSPHMPLPSPPMPAPMVPMPSPPMLSPMVPIPSPPTPVPMVPMPSPPTPAPMVPMPRPPTPAPMVPMPSPPTPAPMVPMPSPPMPAPMVSMPSPPTLTPMVPMPSPPMTAPMVPIPSPPMPVPMVPMPSPPTPAPIVPMPSPPMPAPMVPMPSPPTPAPMVPMPSPPTPMPSPPNPAPMVPMPSPPTPAPMVPMPSPPTQSPIVPIPSPPTPAPMVPMPSPPTPAPMVPMPSPPMVPMHSPLTPMPSPPTLAPMVPMPSPPTPAPMVPMPRPPTLAPMVPMPSPPMPAPMVSMPSPPTLTPMVPMPSPPMTAPMVPIPSPPMPVPMVPMPSPPTPAPIVPMPSPPIPAPMVPMPSPPTPAPMVPMPSPPTPMPSPTNPAPMVPMPSPPTPAPMVPMPSPPTQSPIVPIPSPPTPATMVPMPSPPTPAPMVPMPSPPMPAPMVPMPSPPKPMPSPPTPGLNVPMPSPPTPMPSPPMPTPIAPMPSPPMPAPMVPMPSPPMPSPPTPMPSPPNPAPMVPMPSPPTPAPMVPMPSPPTQSPMVPIPSPPTPAPMVPMPSPPTPAPMVPMPSPPTPALMVPMPSPPTPTPIAPMPSPPMPSPMVPMPSPPTPAPMVPMPCPPKSLCPPSSPSPAQEMCPIDTLKLGACVDILGGLVHIGIGGSAKDKCCPVLQGLVDLDAAICLCTTIKAKLLNINVILPIALQVLADCGKTPPPGFQCPA; this is encoded by the coding sequence ATGGGGAAGTACGCTCTAGCTACCACCTTCCTACTCCTCCTCAACTTGGGTACATTGCTCACTTCTCTCGCTAAGCCCTACTGTCCACCACCAGAACACCCTCCCAAATTTCCACCCAAACACCCCCCAAAGGTAAAACCACCATCCCACCCTAAACCACCAAAACAACCACCACATGTCAAACCACACCCTCCTCATGTCAAACCCCACCCTCCGTACGTACCAAAACCCCCACCATATACTCCCAAACCACCCGTTATGCATCCTCCCAAGCCTCCCCACGCTAAACCACCACACAAACCTCCCCATGTCAAGCCACCAAACAAACCTCCTCACGCCAAACCACCACCCTACACCCCAAAACCACCGGCCGTAAAACCTCCACCATACACCCCTAAACCCCCACACAAACCTCCACATACCAAACCACCAAACAAACCTCCTCACGCCAAACCACCACCCTACATCCCAAAACCACCAGTCGTAAAACCTCCACCATACACCCCTAAACCCCCTGTAGAAAAACCTCCACCGCACACCCCTAAGCCCCCCGTAGCACAACCACCACCATTCATGCCAAATCCACCACCAGTTGTGACACCACCGCCGGCGCCTGTACTACCTAAGCCTCCTCCATCAACGCCAGTGCCAGTGATACCTAAGCCTTCTCCTTCAACGCCAACGCCTGTGGTTCCGAAGCCACCTCCATCGACGCCAATGCCAGTGATACCTAAGCCACCTCCATCGACGCCAACACCGATGATACCTAAGCCACCTCCGTCAACGCCAACGCCGATGATACCTATGCCTAGTCCTCCCACGCCAGCGCCGATGGTACCTATGCCTAGTCCTCCCACGCCACAGCCAATGGTACCTATGCCAAGTCCTCCCAAGCCAGCGTCGATGATACCTATGCCTAGTCCTCCCACGCTAGCACCGATGGTACCTATGCCTAGTCCTCCGACTCCAATACCAAGTCCTCCCATGCAAGTACCGATTGTACCTATGCCAAGTCCTCCCACGTTAGTGCCGATGGTACCTATGCCTAGTCCTCCCACGCCAGCGCCGATGGTACCTATGCCAAGTCCTCCCAAGCCAACACCAATGGTACCTATGCCTAGTCCTCCCATGCCACCACCGATGGTTCCTATGCCTAGTCCTTGCACGCCAGTGCCAATAGTACCTATGCCTAGTCCTCACATGCCATTGCCAAGTCCTCCCATGCCAGCACCGATGGTACCTATGCCTAGTCCTCCTATGCTATCGCCGATGGTACCTATACCAAGTCCTCCTACGCCAGTGCCGATGGTACCTATGCCAAGTCCTCCCACGCCAGCGCCGATGGTGCCTATGCCACGTCCTCCCACGCCAGCGCCGATGGTGCCTATGCCAAGTCCTCCCACGCCAGCGCCGATGGTGCCTATGCCAAGTCCTCCCATGCCAGCACCGATGGTATCTATGCCAAGTCCTCCCACGCTAACACCGATGGTACCTATGCCTAGTCCTCCTATGACAGCGCCGATGGTACCGATACCAAGTCCTCCCATGCCAGTGCCGATGGTACCTATGCCAAGTCCTCCCACGCCAGCACCAATAGTGCCTATGCCAAGTCCTCCCATGCCAGCGCCGATGGTACCTATGCCTAGTCCCCCTACGCCAGCACCGATGGTACCTATGCCTAGTCCTCCTACGCCAATGCCAAGTCCTCCCAATCCAGCGCCGATGGTACCTATGCCAAGTCCTCCCACGCCAGCGCCGATGGTACCTATGCCTAGTCCTCCCACACAATCGCCGATAGTACCTATACCTAGTCCCCCCACGCCAGCGCCGATGGTTCCTATGCCTAGTCCTCCCACGCCAGCACCGATGGTACCTATGCCTAGTCCTCCGATGGTACCTATGCATAGTCCTCTCACGCCAATGCCGAGTCCTCCCACGCTAGCGCCGATGGTACCTATGCCAAGTCCTCCCACGCCAGCGCCGATGGTACCTATGCCTCGTCCTCCCACACTAGCACCGATGGTACCTATGCCTAGTCCTCCCATGCCAGCACCGATGGTATCTATGCCAAGTCCCCCCACGCTAACACCGATGGTACCTATGCCTAGTCCTCCTATGACAGCGCCGATGGTACCGATACCAAGTCCTCCCATGCCAGTGCCGATGGTACCTATGCCAAGTCCTCCCACGCCAGCACCGATAGTGCCTATGCCAAGTCCTCCCATTCCAGCGCCGATGGTACCTATGCCTAGTCCCCCTACGCCAGCACCGATGGTACCTATGCCTAGTCCTCCTACGCCAATGCCAAGTCCTACCAATCCAGCGCCGATGGTACCTATGCCAAGTCCTCCCACGCCAGCGCCGATGGTACCTATGCCTAGTCCTCCCACACAATCGCCGATAGTACCTATACCTAGTCCCCCTACGCCAGCGACGATGGTTCCTATGCCTAGTCCTCCCACGCCAGCACCGATGGTACCAATGCCTAGTCCCCCCATGCCAGCACCGATGGTACCTATGCCTAGTCCTCCCAAGCCAATGCCAAGTCCTCCCACGCCAGGACTGAATGTACCTATGCCTAGTCCTCCCACGCCAATGCCAAGTCCTCCAATGCCAACACCGATTGCACCTATGCCTAGTCCCCCCATGCCAGCACCGATGGTACCTATGCCTAGTCCCCCTATGCCTAGTCCTCCTACGCCAATGCCAAGTCCTCCCAATCCAGCGCCGATGGTACCTATGCCAAGTCCTCCCACGCCAGCACCGATGGTACCTATGCCTAGTCCTCCCACACAATCGCCGATGGTACCTATACCTAGCCCCCCTACACCAGCGCCGATGGTACCTATGCCTAGTCCTCCCACACCAGCACCGATGGTACCAATGCCTAGTCCCCCCACGCCAGCTCTGATGGTACCTATGCCTAGTCCTCCCACGCCAACACCGATTGCACCTATGCCTAGTCCCCCCATGCCATCACCGATGGTACCTATGCCTAGTCCCCCTACGCCAGCGCCGATGGTACCTATGCCTTGTCCTCCAAAATCATTGTGCCCTCCATCGTCCCCGTCCCCGGCACAGGAAATGTGTCCTATCGACACATTAAAGCTCGGGGCTTGTGTGGATATTTTGGGTGGGTTGGTCCATATAGGTATTGGTGGAAGCGCCAAGGACAAGTGTTGTCCAGTTCTGCAAGGTCTGGTGGACCTGGATGCGGCGATATGCCTCTGCACCACTATTAAGGCTAAGCTTcttaatatcaatgttattctCCCCATTGCTCTTCAGGTCCTTGCTGACTGTGGGAAGACTCCTCCACCTGGATTTCAATGTCCCGCTTAG
- the LOC133814537 gene encoding uncharacterized protein LOC133814537 has translation MGILFYRESRKNNLISKFRRLHLVANGCLNWACIGVDLAFSLYGVAVDLSPWLDRAIEMDSIAIVIQHSGQWDENRRNYINFEVCGLLIPNSCTYNNLVGIICEQLKLQPESTVLKIEYQVREGYPTFKIVDDSQLMFYMDFKKKETDLTKYPLCLTTEINSIRQSFFSNRSTTTHNQLYDEVTQAEGEASNSDDELVLDCGAKEVVGFIDYANSVSNQIIEMLDKRNDEEEVIDIDEDLVINNKHHQEISLSQIYKDKDTLKTVLSHYAISNHFQYCVQKSCKKEYVVAFLDKNCKWMLRASRNGNTNQFIIRRFSHIHTCALEIRLKNQRQATSTIIADMIKHKFTDIKTKYTAADIVRDLKHDHEVQVKYSKAWRSREKAIEKVRGKAAESYAELPSYLYMLHHTNIGSYIELKADEDGNIWRTLLVAATQDAEGRIFPLAFCVVDSENDDSWEWFFENFKKAYGVRECMSIVSDRHESIIKATNTVYPEVPHGACTFHLLKNMKSKFKGNSKKFKDTFFAAANAYTVKKFEYHMRELDMIDNRLQPYLQNIGYNRWARVHSPHNRYSNMTSNIAESLNSAIVAVRELPICTMLECLRGLVQQWSWTNRKIANATSTKLTEKHEGILNDNYIYSLKLTVHPTNHVLYEVRDDVKKSIVDLNSRTCTCNRFQMDQLPCAHAIAILKEMIQDPYQYCSPYYSKEAMVATYQEIVYPIGNEDTWEIPEHIKAVKVHPPEGRIRVAFCYIGYVFDVEGSYNDFVIEVALRIAFSCIQLHRVLQVHNISCRNYLLQAKVGENSSVDNLCDWF, from the exons ATGGGTATTCT ATTCTACAGAGAAAGTCGCAAAAATAATCTAATATCAAAATTTAGGAG GTTGCATTTAGTTGCTAATGGTTGT TTGAATTGGGCTTGCATTGGAGTCGACCTTGCATTTAGTCTTTATGGGGTTGCAGTAGACTTAAG TCCATGGTTAGATAGAGCTATA GAAATGGATAGCATTGCAATTGTAATCCAACACAGTGGGCAATGGGATGAAAACAGAAGAAACTACATCAACTttgaagtttgtggtttactcaTTCCAAATAGTTGCACCTACAACAACTTGGTTGGAATAATATGTGAACAGTTGAAGTTGCAACCAGAATCAACAGTTTTAAAAATCGAGTATCAAGTTAGAGAAGGATACCCTACTTTCAAAATTGTTGATGATTCGCAATTGATGTTCTACATGGACTTTAAGAAAAAGGAAACAgatttaacaaaatatccatTGTGCCTCACAACTGAGATCAATTCAATTAGGCAATCATTCTTCTCAAATAGGAGTACAACAACACATAATCAACTGTATGATGAAGTTACACAAGCAGAAGGAGAGGCATCAAATTCAGATGATGAACTAGTTCTTGATTGCGGTGCCAAAGAAGTTGTAGGCTTTATTGATTATGCAAACTCGGTCTCCAACCAAATTATAGAAATGCTagacaaaagaaatgatgaagaagaagtgatTGACATTGATGAAGATTTGGTAATCAACAACAAGCACCACCAAGAGATTTCTTTGTCTCAAATCTACAAAGACAAAGATACTTTGAAGACAGTATTGAGCCACTATGCAATCAGCAATCATTTCCAATATTGTGTGCAAAAGTCTTGCAAAAAGGAGTATGTTGTTGCTTTCCTTGACAAAAATTGCAAGTGGATGTTACGAGCTTCAAGGAATGGAAACACAAATCAATTCATAATTAGAAGGTTCAGCCACATTCACACATGTGCATTGGAAATAAGATTAAAAAACCAACGTCAGGCAACCTCGACAATCATTGCAGATATGATCAAGCACAAGTTCACAGACATCAAAACAAAGTACACAGCTGCAGATATTGTTAGGGACTTGAAACATGATCATGAAGTGCAAGTCAAATACAGCAAAGCTTGGAGGTCTAGAGAAAAAGCTATTGAAAAAGTGAGAGGTAAAGCAGCTGAATCTTATGCAGAATTGCCTAGTTATTTGTATATGTTGCATCACACAAATATAGGATCATATATTGAACTAAAAGCAGATGAAGATGGCAA CATATGGAGGACATTACTGGTTGCAGCCACTCAAGATGCAGAAGGTAGAATCTTCCCCCTAGCATTTTGTGTAGTTGATTCAGAGAATGATGATTCTTGGGAGTGGTTTTTTGAGAATTTCAAAAAAGCTTATGGTGTAAGAGAATGCATGAGCATTGTATCTGATCGACATGAAAGCATCATAAAAGCAACCAACACAGTGTACCCAGAAGTACCACATGGGGCTTGCACCTTCCATCTGCTAAAAAACATGAAAAGCAAGTTCAAGGGGAACTCAAAAAAGTTCAAGGATACATTTTTCGCAGCTGCAAATGCATACACTGTCAAAAAGTTTGAGTACCACATGAGAGAACTTGATATGATTGACAACAGGCTACAACCTTACCTACAAAATATTGGCTACAACAGATGGGCAAGAGTTCACTCACCACACAATAGATACTCAAACATGACATCGAACATTGCAGAATCCTTGAATTCTGCAATCGTAGCAGTAAGAGAGCTACCAATTTGTACAATGCTAGAGTGTTTACGAGGTTTGGTTCAACAATGGAGTTGGACTAACAGGAAGATAGCAAATGCAACCTCCACCAAGTTGACCGAGAAGCATGAAGGGATCTTGAATGACAACTACATCTACTCATTGAAGTTGAcg GTGCACCCAACAAATCATGTTTTGTACGAAGTTCGTGATGATGTCAAGAAATCAATAGTTGATCTCAACTCAAGAACTTGCACATGCAACAG GTTTCAGATGGATCAACTTCCTTGTGCCCATGCAATTGCTATTCTTAAAGAAATGATTCAAGACCCATATCAATACTGTTCTCCATATTATAGCAAGGAAGCCATGGTTGCAACCTATCAAGAAATTGTATACCCAATTGGCAATGAAGACACTTGGGAAATACCTGAACATATCAAAGCTGTGaaagtacaccctccagaaggAAGAATAAGG GTTGCATTTTGTTATATTGGGTATGTGTTTGATGTTGAAGGGAGTTACAATGACTTTGTAATTGAG GTTGCATTAAGAATTGCATTTAGTTGCATTCAGTTGCATAGAG TGCTTCAAGTGCATAATATTTCTTGTAGAAATTACCTGTTACAGGCAAAAGTTGGTGAGAATTCTTCTGTTGATAATCTCTGTGATTGGTTTTGA